In Topomyia yanbarensis strain Yona2022 chromosome 2, ASM3024719v1, whole genome shotgun sequence, one DNA window encodes the following:
- the LOC131683872 gene encoding persulfide dioxygenase ETHE1, mitochondrial isoform X2 has translation MARPIMTSVSRVLAASIKILWLPSRSIATTPPVFIKPSAAVQFTQSTANLRNVRMLQERKPFTPDFLFRQLFDEKSWTYTYLLGDITTKEAVLIDPVLERAPRDAKLIQELGLKLTYALNTHMHADHITGTGYLKQLLPGTVSVISETSGAKADKYLKDNEVIRFGRFELKALSTPGHTNGCMTFVVDEQGVAFTGDALLIRGCGRTDFQEGDSRTLYRSVHERILSLPENYRLFPAHDYNGNMETSVAEEKQYNPRLTKDVDTFVEIMANLNLPYPSKIDVAVPANRECGLYDIPKV, from the exons CCAATCATGACCAGCGTGTCTCGCGTTTTAGCCGCATCAATCAAGATACTTTGGTTGCCATCGCGAAGCATTGCCACAACACCACCTGTGTTCATAAAGCCCAGCGCAGCCGTTCAGTTCACTCAAAGTACCGCCAACCTTCGGAACGTCAGAATGCTGCAGGAACGCAAACCTTTCACGCCGGATTTTCTTTTCCGTCAG CTTTTTGATGAGAAATCGTGGACCTACACTTACCTGCTGGGCGACATCACCACCAAGGAAGCGGTGCTCATCGATCCAGTGCTCGAGAGAGCACCACGTGATGCTAAGTTAATCCAGGAGTTGGGCCTCAAGCTTACCTACGCAT TAAATACGCATATGCACGCGGACCACATCACCGGAACCGGCTACCTGAAGCAGCTTCTGCCCGGTACCGTCAGTGTGATTTCCGAAACCAGCGGGGCAAAGGCGGACAAATATCTGAAGGACAATGAAGTGATAAGGTTTGGTCGTTTCGAGCTGAAGGCTTTGAGTACTCCCGGCCACACTAACGGTTGCATGACTTTTGTCGTTGATGAACAG GGTGTAGCTTTTACCGGTGATGCTCTGTTGATCCGAGGTTGTGGCCGTACCGATTTCCAAGAGGGTGATTCGCGAACCTTGTACAGATCGGTTCATGAGAGAATTCTGTCGCTTCCAGAAAACTACCGACTTTTCCCAGCTCATGACTATAA TGGAAACATGGAAACTTCAGTGGCTGAGGAAAAACAGTATAATCCacgtttaaccaaagatgtagACACATTTGTGGAGATAATGGCAAATCTAAACTTGCCCTACCCGTCTAAGATTG ATGTTGCTGTTCCTGCCAACCGTGAATGTGGCCTGTACGATATTCCAAAGGTGTGA
- the LOC131683872 gene encoding persulfide dioxygenase ETHE1, mitochondrial isoform X3: MTSVSRVLAASIKILWLPSRSIATTPPVFIKPSAAVQFTQSTANLRNVRMLQERKPFTPDFLFRQLFDEKSWTYTYLLGDITTKEAVLIDPVLERAPRDAKLIQELGLKLTYALNTHMHADHITGTGYLKQLLPGTVSVISETSGAKADKYLKDNEVIRFGRFELKALSTPGHTNGCMTFVVDEQGVAFTGDALLIRGCGRTDFQEGDSRTLYRSVHERILSLPENYRLFPAHDYNGNMETSVAEEKQYNPRLTKDVDTFVEIMANLNLPYPSKIDVAVPANRECGLYDIPKV, from the exons ATGACCAGCGTGTCTCGCGTTTTAGCCGCATCAATCAAGATACTTTGGTTGCCATCGCGAAGCATTGCCACAACACCACCTGTGTTCATAAAGCCCAGCGCAGCCGTTCAGTTCACTCAAAGTACCGCCAACCTTCGGAACGTCAGAATGCTGCAGGAACGCAAACCTTTCACGCCGGATTTTCTTTTCCGTCAG CTTTTTGATGAGAAATCGTGGACCTACACTTACCTGCTGGGCGACATCACCACCAAGGAAGCGGTGCTCATCGATCCAGTGCTCGAGAGAGCACCACGTGATGCTAAGTTAATCCAGGAGTTGGGCCTCAAGCTTACCTACGCAT TAAATACGCATATGCACGCGGACCACATCACCGGAACCGGCTACCTGAAGCAGCTTCTGCCCGGTACCGTCAGTGTGATTTCCGAAACCAGCGGGGCAAAGGCGGACAAATATCTGAAGGACAATGAAGTGATAAGGTTTGGTCGTTTCGAGCTGAAGGCTTTGAGTACTCCCGGCCACACTAACGGTTGCATGACTTTTGTCGTTGATGAACAG GGTGTAGCTTTTACCGGTGATGCTCTGTTGATCCGAGGTTGTGGCCGTACCGATTTCCAAGAGGGTGATTCGCGAACCTTGTACAGATCGGTTCATGAGAGAATTCTGTCGCTTCCAGAAAACTACCGACTTTTCCCAGCTCATGACTATAA TGGAAACATGGAAACTTCAGTGGCTGAGGAAAAACAGTATAATCCacgtttaaccaaagatgtagACACATTTGTGGAGATAATGGCAAATCTAAACTTGCCCTACCCGTCTAAGATTG ATGTTGCTGTTCCTGCCAACCGTGAATGTGGCCTGTACGATATTCCAAAGGTGTGA
- the LOC131683872 gene encoding persulfide dioxygenase ETHE1, mitochondrial isoform X1 yields MYAVKSGPIMTSVSRVLAASIKILWLPSRSIATTPPVFIKPSAAVQFTQSTANLRNVRMLQERKPFTPDFLFRQLFDEKSWTYTYLLGDITTKEAVLIDPVLERAPRDAKLIQELGLKLTYALNTHMHADHITGTGYLKQLLPGTVSVISETSGAKADKYLKDNEVIRFGRFELKALSTPGHTNGCMTFVVDEQGVAFTGDALLIRGCGRTDFQEGDSRTLYRSVHERILSLPENYRLFPAHDYNGNMETSVAEEKQYNPRLTKDVDTFVEIMANLNLPYPSKIDVAVPANRECGLYDIPKV; encoded by the exons CCAATCATGACCAGCGTGTCTCGCGTTTTAGCCGCATCAATCAAGATACTTTGGTTGCCATCGCGAAGCATTGCCACAACACCACCTGTGTTCATAAAGCCCAGCGCAGCCGTTCAGTTCACTCAAAGTACCGCCAACCTTCGGAACGTCAGAATGCTGCAGGAACGCAAACCTTTCACGCCGGATTTTCTTTTCCGTCAG CTTTTTGATGAGAAATCGTGGACCTACACTTACCTGCTGGGCGACATCACCACCAAGGAAGCGGTGCTCATCGATCCAGTGCTCGAGAGAGCACCACGTGATGCTAAGTTAATCCAGGAGTTGGGCCTCAAGCTTACCTACGCAT TAAATACGCATATGCACGCGGACCACATCACCGGAACCGGCTACCTGAAGCAGCTTCTGCCCGGTACCGTCAGTGTGATTTCCGAAACCAGCGGGGCAAAGGCGGACAAATATCTGAAGGACAATGAAGTGATAAGGTTTGGTCGTTTCGAGCTGAAGGCTTTGAGTACTCCCGGCCACACTAACGGTTGCATGACTTTTGTCGTTGATGAACAG GGTGTAGCTTTTACCGGTGATGCTCTGTTGATCCGAGGTTGTGGCCGTACCGATTTCCAAGAGGGTGATTCGCGAACCTTGTACAGATCGGTTCATGAGAGAATTCTGTCGCTTCCAGAAAACTACCGACTTTTCCCAGCTCATGACTATAA TGGAAACATGGAAACTTCAGTGGCTGAGGAAAAACAGTATAATCCacgtttaaccaaagatgtagACACATTTGTGGAGATAATGGCAAATCTAAACTTGCCCTACCCGTCTAAGATTG ATGTTGCTGTTCCTGCCAACCGTGAATGTGGCCTGTACGATATTCCAAAGGTGTGA